TTCTTCATATTTATTATCAAAATATGCTCCATTACACCCAGAAATTAATTTTTCAAGTGCAAAAATGAGATACATAATGAATGATTTAGAAGAATTAGGTTATCTTAAAAAAGAAGCTCACACTAGCGGAAGAATCCCTACTTTAGAAGGGTTAAATTATTATGCTAAGTTTCTTTCGCAACAAGTCACAACTAAATTTGAAGACAAACTTGAATCTATTTTAGCAAACAAAAATGTTCAAATAGATGAAACAGTAGATCAAGCAGCTCAAATTATTTCTGATATGACTGGACTTACAATGGTAACTACTCAAAGCGATATTAGTGATATGCAACTAAAAAGCATTGAACTAGTTTCATTATCTGAAACTAAAGCTACTATTGTAATGGTTATTTCTACTGGAGAGGTATTTTCAAAAATTTTAGATGTTGAAAATAAAGACTTTAGAATGAATGATGTTAGAATTGCAATCAAGATTTTTAAAGAAAGATTGATTAATTCTCCGTTAAGTGAAATTCCACAAAGAATTGAATTATTAAGAGATGTTTTGGCTCAATCCGTGAAAAAATATCAAGAATTAATTAATTCATTTGTTGAAGAAGTCTTCCATAATATTGGGTTTAGAACTAAAAATAGAAATAATATTTATGGAAAAAATAATATCATTCTAAGTCCTAAAATTGACCGTGAAAGCTTAACTAAAATGATTGATTTAATTGAAAATCATTCAGTGTGAGAAAGTATTGAAACTGAACTTGAAGAAAATGAAAAAATCAAAATTATGATTGATGGGACAGGAACATATATGTCGAAAAAAATTGAATCAGGAAGCAAAATTACTGAGATTTCAGTAGTTGGTGCAACTACATCTGATTATGACATGATGCGTTCAGCAATCCAAATATTAGATAAATATTTAAATAAAAATAAGGAGAAGGAAAATGAATAATACAAAATTACATATTGGAAATAAAATCAGTGGTGATTTTACCTTATATATAGAGGAACAAATTATTCCAGAATACAGCAAGCATGCTGAAATAACTTTAGGAAAAGAAGAATATTTACCAAACTTTGATGAATATTTAATTGGACGTAAAGTTAAAGAAGATATGGAAGTTAAATTCACATTTGCTAAAAATTATCCAATTGCTGCATTAGCAGGAAATAAAGCTAAAGTTGAAATTAAAAATTTAACTCTAGCAGCTGGTGAAGACAAAAATGAATATAAAATTACAGAATTAGAAAAAGAAATTGCCGAATTAAAAGCAAAATTAGCAGATAAAGAGCATAAATTAATTACTCAAGAATATGTTTATAAAAACAAACTTGAAGAAATCCAAGCTAAAGCTAAAACTTCTCTCGAAGCTGAACATCACAAAATGCATGAAAAATTAGCGCATGAGAAAAAAGAAATTAAGAAATACGCTTTACAAGGATTTTTTGAGGACTTTATGCAACCATATAATAACTTTATGGCGGCAACTAATGCTGGTGTAAATTCAGATAGCGAAGTTGTGCGTAATTACTG
The DNA window shown above is from Mycoplasma seminis and carries:
- a CDS encoding heat-inducible transcriptional repressor HrcA, with amino-acid sequence MKTIKKLSDKYEPVLKYTVQAYVETGEPISSSYLLSKYAPLHPEINFSSAKMRYIMNDLEELGYLKKEAHTSGRIPTLEGLNYYAKFLSQQVTTKFEDKLESILANKNVQIDETVDQAAQIISDMTGLTMVTTQSDISDMQLKSIELVSLSETKATIVMVISTGEVFSKILDVENKDFRMNDVRIAIKIFKERLINSPLSEIPQRIELLRDVLAQSVKKYQELINSFVEEVFHNIGFRTKNRNNIYGKNNIILSPKIDRESLTKMIDLIENHSVWESIETELEENEKIKIMIDGTGTYMSKKIESGSKITEISVVGATTSDYDMMRSAIQILDKYLNKNKEKENE
- the grpE gene encoding nucleotide exchange factor GrpE; this encodes MNNTKLHIGNKISGDFTLYIEEQIIPEYSKHAEITLGKEEYLPNFDEYLIGRKVKEDMEVKFTFAKNYPIAALAGNKAKVEIKNLTLAAGEDKNEYKITELEKEIAELKAKLADKEHKLITQEYVYKNKLEEIQAKAKTSLEAEHHKMHEKLAHEKKEIKKYALQGFFEDFMQPYNNFMAATNAGVNSDSEVVRNYCYGFSIVTKQFATLLEEHGAYIVEPEVGSEFDPETSEVFDFIQDESKTNNTIVKVVRLGLKIDARLVKPAGVIVVKNDK